From one Lolium rigidum isolate FL_2022 chromosome 4, APGP_CSIRO_Lrig_0.1, whole genome shotgun sequence genomic stretch:
- the LOC124647311 gene encoding probable serine/threonine-protein kinase PBL7 produces the protein MSGGGGDEYKREESVVLIVIVSLAALSLLSLVAAFAYYCYITRKVSRRLNSHQLPKRSSSPAPLPPPVIPPQGKESPSSNSASDGAAAGALVVGAERGVQVFGYRQLHAATGGFGRAHMVGQGSFGAVYRGLLPDGRKVAVKLMDRPGKQGEEEFDMEVELLSRLRSSYLLGLIGHCSEGGHRLLVYEFMTNGCLQEHLYPSGGSSGGISKLDWPTRLRIALEAAKGLEYLHERVNPPVIHRDFKSSNILLDKDFHARVSDFGLAKLGSDRAGGHVSTRVLGTQGYVAPEYALTGHLTTKSDVYSYGVVLLELLTGRVPVDMKRPPGEGVLVNWALPMLTDREKVVQILDPSLEGQYSLKDAVQVAAIAAMCVQPEADYRPLMADVVQSLVPLVKNRSTSKSCNPNAQAPRPLD, from the exons atgtcgggcggcggcggcgacgagtacAAGCGCGAGGAGTCGGTGGTCCTCATCGTCATCGTCTCCCTCGCCGCGCTCTCGCTCCTCTCCCTCGTCGCCGCCTTCGCCTACTACTGCTACATCACCCGCAAGGTCTCCCGCCGCCTCAACTCGCACCAGCTCCCCAAGCGCTCCTCCTCCCCTGCCCCGCTGCCGCCTCCCGTGATCCCGCCGCAGGGGAAGGAGAGCCCCTCCAGCAACTCCGCCAGCGACGGGGCCGCGGCGGGGGCGCTCGTGGTGGGCGCGGAGAGGGGCGTGCAGGTCTTCGGCTACAGGCAGCTCCACGCCGCGACGGGGGGCTTCGGCCGGGCGCATATGGTGGGGCAGGGGAGCTTCGGGGCCGTCTACCGCGGCCTCCTCCCCGACGGAAGGAAGGTGGCGGTCAAGCTCATGGATCGCCCCGGGAAACAGGGCGAGGAGGAGTTCGATATGGAG GTTGAGCTATTGAGTCGGCTTCGTTCATCTTATTTGTTGGGCTTGATTGGCCATTGTTCCGAAGGTGGACACCGACTACTGGTGTATGAGTTCATGACCAATGGGTGTCTCCAGGAGCATCTTTACCCAAGTGGAG GTTCCTCTGGCGGCATCTCAAAATTGGACTGGCCTACAAGACTGAGAATAGCTCTTGAAGCAGCAAAGGGTCTTGAGTATCTTCATGAGCGTGTTAATCCACCTGTTATACACAGGGATTTCAAGAGCAGTAACATTCTCTTGGACAAGGACTTCCATGCAAGAGTCTCAGACTTCGGTTTAGCCAAGCTTGGATCTGATAGAGCTGGTGGTCATGTGTCGACTCGAGTTTTAGGCACGCAAGGCTATGTTGCACCAGA ATATGCATTAACTGGGCATTTGACAACCAAATCAGATGTGTACAGTTATGGGGTTGTGCTTCTGGAGTTGCTTACTGGCAGGGTACCAGTTGATATGAAGAGGCCTCCCGGAGAAGGTGTTTTAGTTAACTGG GCGTTACCTATGCTCACTGATCGAGAGAAAGTGGTGCAGATCTTGGATCCATCACTCGAAGGTCAATATTCATTGAAAGATGCTGTTCAAGTGGCTGCGATTGCCGCCATGTGTGTTCAGCCAGAGGCTGACTATAGGCCACTAATGGCTGATGTAGTCCAGTCGTTGGTTCCACTCGTCAAGAATCGTTCTACTTCTAAATCGTGCAACCCAAATGCCCAAGCACCCAGGCCACTCGACTAG